One Scomber japonicus isolate fScoJap1 chromosome 1, fScoJap1.pri, whole genome shotgun sequence DNA window includes the following coding sequences:
- the ctxn2 gene encoding cortexin-2, whose amino-acid sequence MCSVHYNHSLAAMSGNDMMAHSLTLEQKTAFAFVGMLLVFLGLLIVRCFRILLDPYSSMPSSNWADGIEGLEKGTFEYALT is encoded by the coding sequence ATGTGTAGTGTCCACTACAACCACTCCCTTGCTGCCATGAGCGGAAACGACATGATGGCGCACTCTTTGACCCTGGAGCAGAAGACAGCATTTGCCTTTGTGGGGATGCTACTGGTGTTCCTGGGACTGCTGATAGTTCGGTGTTTCAGGATCCTGTTGGACCCCTACAGCAGCATGCCTTCTTCCAACTGGGCTGATGGCATCGAGGGGCTGGAGAAAGGGACGTTTGAGTACGCCCTTACTTAA